Proteins found in one Miscanthus floridulus cultivar M001 chromosome 4, ASM1932011v1, whole genome shotgun sequence genomic segment:
- the LOC136552282 gene encoding uncharacterized protein has protein sequence MNEQMMRPPAPLPFHQMWAAVPAAPPPAMEPPVAGFKPARPSWKRSARTPWKRKAQPPASSVGARWGGAAAPRNTTSFLIRAKRAGGVASLVSPYPVTPAVLPTPVLSPAREVLVEMAKEAWGVDGYGSMKGLIRLRADAGDAAGDDSGSGESDVEEHVEVERRLDHDLSRFEMIHLPDAAAAALGVGGEDDDEDEEARAARLEEENLTLRERLFLMERDMDDLRRRLLTVEELCRDRHSDGCVVDAATAAADEAVLSESAAAAASPGAGEEADTVDAMAMEK, from the coding sequence ATGAATGAGCAGATGATGCGACCTCCGGCGCCGCTGCCGTTCCACCAGATGTGGGCGGCGGTGCCGGCGGCTCCCCCGCCGGCGATGGAGCCTCCGGTGGCGGGGTTCAAGCCGGCGCGGCCGTCGTGGAAGCGGTCAGCGCGGACGCCCTGGAAGCGCAAGGCCCAGCCGCCGGCGTCGTCGGTCGGCGCGAGGTGGGGCGGCGCGGCGGCCCCGCGCAACACGACGTCGTTCCTGATCCGTGCGAAGCGGGCCGGGGGCGTGGCGTCGCTGGTTTCGCCGTACCCCGTGACGCCAGCGGTGCTCCCGACGCCGGTCCTGTCGCCGGCGCGGGAGGTGCTGGTTGAGATGGCCAAGGAGGCGTGGGGCGTGGACGGGTACGGGTCCATGAAGGGCCTCATCCGCCTCCGCGCCGACGCCGGGGACGCCGCCGGCGACGACTCGGGCTCCGGCGAGAGCGACGTGGAGGAGCACGTCGAGGTGGAGCGCCGCCTGGACCACGACCTCAGCCGCTTCGAGATGATCCACCTCCcggacgcggccgcggccgccctgGGCGTCGGcggggaggacgacgacgaggacgaggaggctcGCGCCGCGAGGCTGGAAGAGGAGAACCTGACCCTCCGGGAGCGCCTCTTCCTGATGGAGCGCGACATGGACGACCTCCGCCGCCGGCTCCTGACCGTCGAGGAGCTCTGCCGGGACCGCCACAGCGACGGCTGCGTGGtggacgccgccaccgccgccgccgacgaggcAGTGCTCTCTGAGAGCGCGGCCGCCGCTGCATCCCCCGGCGCCGGCGAGGAGGCGGACACGGTGGACGCCATGGCCATGGAGAAGTGA